The genomic region GCTATGACTGCTACTTTCTATACTGGTTTAGGTTGTTTGATGTGCCCCTCAGTTTTGTATTTAGCTACTAAAGCAATTTTTGGCTAAAACAAAATTATCGGGAGAAAAAATGTTTCAATTGAGGGAGTTGTAGAAATACAACTCCCTCTTCATATGAGTAGGAGGCAGACGGAAAATGGATGAATTGTCTTGGGAAATTGGTACAGCTTTTTTAAAGGGTATTTTATTTGAAGTATGTACAGCCCCTAAACCAGGTTTGGTTTCACCTAATTCAAGTGGTGCACATCGAGATATGAATATATTAACTTTTATGGCAAGTTCAGGAACGATTGCTCCTGCTTTTTATTTATGTGCACAGGCTGGTCTTGAGCATCAGGGGCCCATTACTTCATTATTACCTCAGCTGCGAAAAATAGGGATAGTTTATGAACGAAATTTATTAAAAGCCACCAATGGTGTAAATACTCAGCGGGGGATTCTTTTTGCGGCTGGACTTACCTGTGGGGCAGCAGGTTATTTAGCCCAATCTACTTCACATTTAACTGCCGAAAATGTTTGTTTAGCTTTGGCGGAATTGACCCAAGGGTTAGTGGCCCGTGAATTAAAATCCATAAAAAAAACTGCCGGAAAAAAATTAACGGCAGGTGAACAGCTATATTTAACCTATCAAGTTACCGGAATTCGCGGTGAAGTGGAAGCTGGTTTCCCGTGTATTAGAGAAAAGGGACTGCCAGCTTTACAAACAGCCCTACAAACAGGCTTTTGTCTAAATGATTGTTTGGTACATGTTTTGCTTGCTTTGATGACTTGTGTAGAGGATACTACTATTTTGTGGCGGAAAAATAGCACAGTTTTACAAAAAGTAAAATCTTGGTCAGCAGAGATTTTGGAAAAGGGCAGTTTTTTTACGGAAAAAG from Clostridia bacterium harbors:
- a CDS encoding triphosphoribosyl-dephospho-CoA synthase MdcB, yielding MDELSWEIGTAFLKGILFEVCTAPKPGLVSPNSSGAHRDMNILTFMASSGTIAPAFYLCAQAGLEHQGPITSLLPQLRKIGIVYERNLLKATNGVNTQRGILFAAGLTCGAAGYLAQSTSHLTAENVCLALAELTQGLVARELKSIKKTAGKKLTAGEQLYLTYQVTGIRGEVEAGFPCIREKGLPALQTALQTGFCLNDCLVHVLLALMTCVEDTTILWRKNSTVLQKVKSWSAEILEKGSFFTEKGRKEIAQMEQYFLQENISPGGSADLLAMTIGLYLLENKEFPVPYL